Proteins from a genomic interval of Macrobrachium nipponense isolate FS-2020 chromosome 33, ASM1510439v2, whole genome shotgun sequence:
- the LOC135202656 gene encoding uncharacterized protein LOC135202656, translating into MSPSPDSASPLSLCCCSPSRFPTFPVDRWHNPHPQFPRNLPPQPATHYPYAPVAQPTSPLSLHPDSPTRFPASLSSPQPSCPTHLPTVPALWQPIPTPRRLCSPAAQSISPSALHPGGTTHLPTIPAPWWSNPPCHNPCPITAQPTSPPSQNPGGPTRCLTVPTRLPSIPASQPASPPSQSPGGPTRCLIIPTHFLTIPTSRQSNLPPHCPRTQVAQLSASPSQLTSTPSLHPGSTACLCTILTSQQPNLPPHHPRAQVAQLAASPSSHPGVPTHLPTIPIPWQPNLLPHHSNPHLHCPRALTLPLHCPSAPGLYPPPYHPKLCHHDLAALPTSPTTPSSSGPAHFPNNPKLHWPNPLPQQPPAPAAQPVSPPS; encoded by the exons ATGTCCCCAAGCCCAGACTCTGCCTCCCCACTATCCCTGTGCTGCTGCAGCCCATCCCGCTTCCCCACTTTCCCAGTGGACCGCTGGCACAACCCGCATCCCCAATTTCCCCGTAACCTGCCGCCCCAACCTGCCACCCATTATCCTTATGCCCCGGTGGCCCAACCCACCTCCCCACTGTCCTTACACCCTGACAGCCCAACCCGCTTCCCAGCCTCCCTATCATCCCCACAACCCAGTTGTCCAACCCACCTCCCCACAGTCCCAGCGCTCTGGCAGCCCATCCCAACTCCCCGCCGTCTCTGTTCCCCAGCGGCCCAATCTATCTCTCCTTCAGCCCTGCATCCAGGTGGCACTACCCACCTTCCCACCATCCCCGCACCCTGGTGGTCCAACCCCCCTTGCCACAATCCCTGTCCTATAACAGCTCAACCTACCTCCCCACCATCTCAGAACCCAGGTGGCCCAACTCGCTGCCTCACCGTCCCAACTCGCCTCCCCAGCATCCCAGCATCCCAGCCTGCCTCCCCACCATCCCAGAGCCCAGGTGGCCCAACTCGCTGCCTCATCATCCCAACCCACTTCCTCACCATCCCAACATCCCGGCAGTCCAACCTGCCTCCCCACTGTCCCAGAACCCAGGTGGCCCAACTTTCTGCCTCACCGTCTCAGCTCACCTCCACACCATCCCTACATCCCGGCAGCACAGCCTGCCTCTGCACCATCCTTACATCCCAGCAACCCAACCTACCTCCCCACCATCCCAGAGCCCAGGTGGCCCAACTTGCTGCCTCACCATCCTCACACCCTGGTGTCCCAACCCACCTCCCCACCATTCCAATACCTTGGCAGCCCAACCTACTTCCCCACCATTCCAACCCACATCTTCACTGTCCTCGTGCTCTAACCCTGCCTCTGCACTGTCCTAGTGCTCCAGGGCTCTACCCACCTCCTTACCATCCCAAGCTCTG TCACCACGATCTGGCGGCCCTACCCACTTCCCCAACAACCCCCAGCTCCAGTGGCCCAGCCCACTTCCCCAACAACCCCAAGCTCCACTGGCCTAACCCACTTCCCCAACAACCCCCAGCTCCAGCGGCCCAACCCGTCTCCCCACCATCCTGA